In uncultured Bacteroides sp., the following proteins share a genomic window:
- a CDS encoding family 78 glycoside hydrolase catalytic domain, with amino-acid sequence MKLKQIFIGLILVINPFIMQAGIQKSKHSSISVTEMQCEYLNNPKGIDVEQPMLSWKLTEIDNTRRGSKQTAYQIIVSSSFEKAKRGIGDVFLSEKIISNQMRHTLKNLHFTDGNKYWWNVKVWNEDDVPSLLSSPSYWIMGLLNGDKWNAEWITAAGAEKYAMVPQNPRQDIGRKRDFPKSLAISADGDTLNYSSLVAEKDVNVKSKLKSAIIHISGLGQYELTINGKKTGDYKLAPGWTNYNKTVLYDTYDVTEQLKKGNNTLSVILSNGMYNIQPDNVERYVKFLNSYGPLKVIAQLKLEYEDGSIEKIGTDATWRVAPGPVIFSNIYGGEDFDARLLPIKKWYGAVICKGPGGKLKGLSCSAPAIKEIEVLKPISVTKVKPNIFLYDLGQNASLMPRIQVKGNKGAYIRINPAELIQKDSLVDRRSVTQDGVRPAYWQYTLAGKDKESWFPQFFYQGGRYLQVELYPDSKGTLPEVINLEGVVVHASSTPIGTFETSNKLFNKIYSLVRWAQRSNMMSVMTDCPAREKLGWLEETQLNGPALRYNFDMTPFFRKVVNDMSDSQLDFGLVPCISPEYFAATDLIKEPLGNMRISPEWGSALIIVPWQQYLFSGDTYLFERYYDSMKRYVSFLSSLAKNNIVYAGLGDWCDQGPKEPWGWQLTPPEFTATATYFYDNVILSKIAALLHREGDEQIFKLKAEEIRKSFNEKFYHSETGTYCYNSQTSNAMPIALGIIEPQNKKRTLDAIVTDIHDKGNSQTSGDVGYQYLLRALADNGQSELIYKMNNQSEKPGYGYQLKMGATSLAEKWNCGLEGGFGSQNHFMLGQINEWFFHDLLGIANDEMNPGFKNVIINPAIVPDMEWAKGSFNSVSGLISVYWYKKDGKINLEISVPVNATAKVYIPATSESSVQESNVAASQSKGITCLEKINDKVVYNVESGKYHFIVK; translated from the coding sequence ATGAAATTAAAGCAAATATTTATTGGCCTCATACTTGTTATTAATCCGTTTATAATGCAGGCAGGTATACAGAAAAGCAAACATTCATCAATTTCTGTGACAGAAATGCAGTGTGAATATCTTAATAATCCTAAAGGAATTGATGTAGAGCAACCCATGCTCTCGTGGAAACTTACCGAAATAGATAACACTCGTAGAGGAAGTAAGCAAACAGCTTACCAGATTATAGTTTCCTCCTCTTTTGAAAAAGCAAAAAGGGGAATAGGAGATGTTTTTCTTTCAGAAAAAATCATTTCGAATCAAATGCGACATACCTTAAAAAATCTACATTTTACTGACGGAAATAAATATTGGTGGAATGTAAAAGTGTGGAATGAGGATGATGTGCCTTCATTGTTGAGTTCTCCCTCTTATTGGATTATGGGTTTGCTTAATGGAGATAAATGGAATGCAGAATGGATAACCGCTGCAGGAGCTGAGAAATATGCAATGGTTCCACAAAACCCAAGACAGGATATTGGAAGGAAACGTGACTTTCCTAAGTCATTAGCAATTTCGGCAGATGGTGATACGTTGAATTATTCTTCTTTGGTTGCTGAAAAGGATGTGAACGTTAAATCAAAATTAAAAAGCGCTATCATTCATATTAGTGGTCTTGGTCAGTATGAACTGACAATCAATGGAAAGAAAACAGGTGATTACAAACTGGCTCCAGGATGGACAAACTATAACAAAACAGTGTTGTATGATACCTATGATGTGACAGAGCAATTGAAAAAAGGAAATAATACCTTATCCGTTATTTTAAGTAATGGAATGTATAATATTCAACCTGATAATGTGGAAAGGTATGTGAAATTCCTGAATTCTTATGGTCCTCTGAAAGTAATTGCACAATTGAAACTGGAATATGAAGACGGCTCTATTGAGAAAATAGGAACCGATGCTACATGGCGCGTTGCTCCAGGCCCAGTTATTTTTTCGAATATATATGGAGGAGAGGACTTTGATGCACGACTTCTTCCGATAAAAAAATGGTATGGTGCTGTAATTTGCAAAGGACCAGGCGGTAAATTGAAAGGCTTGTCATGCAGTGCCCCGGCGATTAAGGAAATTGAGGTTCTTAAACCTATCTCTGTAACGAAGGTTAAGCCAAATATTTTTTTATATGATTTAGGACAAAATGCTTCTTTGATGCCCCGTATTCAGGTGAAAGGTAATAAGGGGGCTTATATAAGAATTAATCCGGCTGAACTAATCCAAAAAGATAGTTTGGTGGATAGAAGATCTGTCACACAAGATGGGGTTCGTCCGGCTTACTGGCAATATACTTTGGCAGGAAAAGATAAAGAGAGTTGGTTCCCTCAGTTCTTTTATCAAGGTGGTCGTTATTTGCAAGTGGAACTTTACCCTGATTCTAAAGGAACTTTACCGGAAGTGATTAATCTGGAAGGAGTCGTTGTGCATGCAAGCTCAACTCCGATAGGTACTTTTGAAACATCAAATAAGCTGTTCAATAAAATCTATTCTTTGGTCAGATGGGCGCAACGTAGTAATATGATGAGTGTGATGACTGATTGCCCAGCCCGTGAGAAACTTGGTTGGCTGGAAGAAACACAACTAAATGGGCCGGCTTTAAGATATAATTTTGATATGACTCCATTTTTTAGAAAAGTAGTCAATGATATGTCTGACAGCCAACTGGATTTTGGTCTTGTTCCATGTATTTCTCCGGAATATTTTGCTGCAACAGATTTGATAAAGGAACCTCTTGGAAATATGCGTATTTCACCCGAATGGGGAAGTGCTTTAATTATTGTACCTTGGCAACAATACTTGTTTTCGGGGGATACATATTTGTTTGAACGCTATTATGATTCAATGAAGAGATATGTTTCTTTCTTATCTTCCCTGGCCAAGAATAATATTGTATATGCCGGATTAGGAGACTGGTGTGATCAGGGACCTAAAGAACCATGGGGATGGCAATTGACTCCTCCGGAATTTACCGCTACTGCCACCTATTTTTATGATAACGTTATTCTTTCTAAAATTGCTGCATTATTGCATAGAGAAGGAGATGAGCAAATCTTTAAATTAAAGGCTGAAGAGATTCGGAAATCTTTTAATGAGAAATTTTATCATTCGGAGACGGGGACTTATTGCTATAATTCTCAAACATCAAACGCAATGCCTATTGCTTTGGGAATTATAGAACCACAAAATAAGAAGCGTACATTGGATGCCATCGTTACCGATATTCACGATAAAGGAAATTCCCAGACTTCTGGTGATGTGGGATATCAATACTTATTGCGTGCTTTGGCGGATAATGGACAGTCTGAATTGATTTATAAAATGAATAATCAATCAGAAAAGCCGGGATATGGTTATCAGTTGAAGATGGGAGCTACTTCACTGGCCGAAAAGTGGAATTGTGGTTTAGAAGGAGGATTTGGCTCTCAGAATCACTTTATGCTAGGACAAATCAATGAATGGTTCTTTCATGATTTGTTGGGTATAGCTAATGACGAAATGAACCCTGGATTTAAAAACGTCATTATTAATCCAGCTATTGTTCCTGATATGGAATGGGCAAAAGGTTCATTTAATTCTGTAAGTGGATTGATTAGTGTATATTGGTATAAGAAGGATGGAAAAATAAATCTGGAGATATCTGTTCCTGTTAATGCCACCGCTAAGGTCTATATTCCTGCTACTTCTGAATCATCTGTACAGGAAAGTAATGTGGCTGCAAGTCAATCCAAAGGAATAACTTGCTTAGAAAAGATAAATGATAAAGTAGTTTATAATGTTGAATCGGGGAAATATCATTTTATAGTAAAATAA
- the guaA gene encoding glutamine-hydrolyzing GMP synthase — MQEKIIILDFGSQTTQLIGRRVRELDTYCEILPYNKFPKNDESVKGVILSGSPFSVYDEAAFKIELSEIRGKYPILGICYGAQFIAYTNGGKVEPAATREYGRANLGTFCKDNVLFKGVEKNSQVWMSHGDTITSIPDNFKTIASTNEVAIAAYQVENEQIWGVQFHPEVFHTVDGTQILRNFVVDVCGCKQDWSPASFIESTVAQLKEQLGDDKVVLGLSGGVDSSVAAVLLNKAIGKNLTCIFVDHGMLRKNEFENVMTDYEHLGLNVIGVNAKDKFFSELAGVTDPERKRKIIGKGFIDVFDEEARKLKDVKWLAQGTIYPDCIESLSITGTVIKSHHNVGGLPEEMNLKLCEPLRLLFKDEVRRVGRKLGMMEHLITRHPFPGPGLAVRILGDITPDKVRVLQEADDIFISGLREWGLYDQVWQAGVILLPVQSVGVMGDERTYENAVALRAVTSTDAMTADWAHLPYEFLGKISNEIINKVKGVNRVTYDISSKPPATIEWE; from the coding sequence ATGCAAGAAAAGATTATTATTCTTGATTTCGGATCACAAACCACCCAGCTTATCGGCCGAAGGGTGCGTGAATTGGATACGTATTGCGAGATTCTGCCCTACAACAAATTCCCTAAAAACGATGAGTCGGTAAAGGGAGTTATTCTATCCGGAAGCCCTTTCTCAGTATATGATGAAGCGGCTTTTAAAATCGAGTTAAGCGAAATTCGTGGAAAATATCCTATTCTGGGTATCTGCTATGGTGCGCAGTTTATAGCATACACTAATGGCGGTAAGGTTGAACCAGCTGCCACACGTGAATATGGACGTGCCAACCTTGGAACTTTCTGCAAAGACAACGTTTTGTTTAAAGGAGTAGAAAAGAATTCACAGGTATGGATGAGCCACGGCGACACTATTACTTCCATTCCTGATAACTTTAAAACAATCGCTTCTACAAACGAGGTAGCTATTGCTGCTTATCAGGTAGAAAACGAACAAATATGGGGTGTACAGTTCCACCCTGAAGTATTCCACACTGTTGATGGAACACAGATTCTTCGCAACTTCGTAGTAGATGTTTGCGGATGCAAGCAAGACTGGAGTCCGGCTTCATTTATTGAAAGCACAGTTGCTCAATTGAAAGAGCAATTAGGCGATGATAAAGTAGTTCTTGGTCTTTCAGGTGGTGTAGATTCATCAGTTGCTGCCGTACTGCTTAACAAAGCAATTGGTAAGAACCTGACTTGTATCTTTGTAGATCACGGAATGCTTCGTAAAAACGAATTCGAGAATGTAATGACCGATTACGAACACTTAGGTCTTAACGTGATTGGTGTAAATGCAAAAGATAAATTCTTCAGCGAACTGGCTGGCGTAACAGATCCTGAACGCAAGCGTAAGATTATTGGTAAAGGTTTCATTGATGTATTCGACGAAGAAGCCCGCAAACTGAAAGATGTGAAATGGCTGGCACAAGGTACTATCTACCCAGACTGTATCGAGTCACTTTCCATCACCGGAACAGTAATCAAGAGCCACCACAACGTAGGTGGTCTTCCAGAAGAAATGAACCTGAAACTTTGCGAACCTCTACGCCTATTGTTCAAAGACGAAGTACGTCGTGTAGGTCGTAAGTTGGGTATGATGGAACATCTTATTACCCGTCATCCTTTCCCAGGTCCAGGTTTAGCCGTTCGTATCCTTGGCGATATTACTCCGGATAAAGTACGTGTACTTCAGGAAGCAGATGATATCTTCATCAGCGGACTACGCGAATGGGGACTTTACGATCAGGTATGGCAGGCAGGAGTAATCCTTCTTCCAGTGCAGTCAGTAGGTGTAATGGGTGATGAAAGAACATACGAGAATGCAGTAGCGCTTCGTGCCGTAACATCAACCGATGCCATGACAGCCGACTGGGCTCACCTACCCTACGAATTCCTTGGAAAAATATCCAACGAGATCATCAATAAGGTAAAAGGTGTGAACCGTGTTACTTATGATATAAGCTCTAAACCACCAGCTACTATAGAGTGGGAATAG
- a CDS encoding P-loop NTPase fold protein produces the protein MSTESIKIDITSEKNRFDKFISLPDNERIIFSGAFGIGKSYFINEYFNKSSDYEAVILRPVNYAVSSNEDIFEYIKFDIAFELMGKNVTFKKEAFSNKLALPMFLQNNNNLFALLASFIGKTGKEGLLFEVLYKVVEKIVGKYNEYKKSVSIDQWKEITDSIITFKDKKGSIFEENAITELITLLIDSLKTNTKKEVVLVIDDLDRLDPEHIFRLLNVFAAHADYYQKGNFKFGIDKIVFVCDIANIRNIYHARYGDKVDFSGYIDKFYSREVYEFDNRESIANSLEKVLENIQYPVELQGFYKFGYGESYLGRLLMDIVKEMVRYNLVNLRALLKYNDKPCKIDSYKIRFSDKRLYSNSQIEIVLLFDFLKSMFGDTYKLHIVLEKCLRLSTKMILRNDYELQTYCFLFADFSKGFSEVQSYSSEELNFYFKYTLQYTREYSYEINISKITPFANRAGELDQINYFKILVAAYEKYLELEIVN, from the coding sequence ATGTCAACAGAATCAATAAAAATAGATATAACATCTGAGAAAAATCGCTTTGATAAATTTATTTCTTTACCAGACAATGAACGAATAATTTTCTCAGGGGCATTTGGAATTGGTAAATCATATTTTATCAATGAATACTTTAATAAAAGTTCAGACTACGAAGCAGTCATATTGCGACCTGTCAATTATGCAGTATCCTCGAATGAAGATATTTTTGAATATATAAAATTTGATATAGCCTTTGAACTCATGGGCAAAAATGTAACATTCAAGAAGGAGGCGTTTAGTAATAAATTAGCTCTTCCAATGTTCTTACAGAATAATAATAATCTCTTTGCTCTTTTGGCTTCTTTTATAGGAAAGACAGGGAAAGAGGGCCTTTTATTTGAAGTCTTATATAAAGTTGTTGAAAAGATTGTAGGAAAATATAATGAATACAAGAAAAGTGTAAGTATTGATCAATGGAAAGAAATAACCGATTCTATTATTACTTTTAAGGATAAAAAAGGTTCAATCTTTGAAGAGAATGCAATTACTGAGTTAATAACTTTGCTAATAGACTCGTTGAAAACGAATACTAAAAAAGAAGTTGTCTTAGTTATTGATGATTTAGACCGATTAGATCCTGAACATATATTTCGTTTGCTGAATGTTTTTGCAGCTCATGCAGATTATTATCAAAAAGGAAACTTTAAATTCGGTATTGATAAGATAGTCTTTGTCTGTGACATAGCTAATATTCGTAATATCTACCATGCTCGCTATGGCGATAAAGTTGACTTTAGTGGATATATTGATAAATTTTATAGTCGTGAGGTTTATGAATTTGATAATAGAGAGTCCATAGCTAATTCTTTGGAGAAGGTATTGGAAAATATACAATATCCTGTAGAATTACAAGGTTTTTATAAGTTCGGATATGGAGAGAGCTATTTGGGGCGATTGCTTATGGATATAGTAAAAGAAATGGTGCGGTATAATTTAGTAAATTTAAGAGCGCTATTGAAGTACAACGATAAGCCATGTAAGATTGATAGTTATAAAATTCGATTCTCGGATAAGAGGCTATATTCAAATTCACAAATAGAAATTGTATTATTGTTTGATTTTTTAAAATCAATGTTCGGTGATACCTATAAGCTTCATATTGTTTTAGAAAAATGCTTAAGATTGTCTACTAAGATGATTTTAAGAAATGATTATGAGCTTCAAACTTATTGTTTTTTATTTGCTGATTTTTCGAAAGGATTTAGTGAGGTACAGTCTTATAGTAGTGAGGAATTGAACTTTTATTTTAAATATACTCTTCAATATACAAGAGAATATAGTTATGAAATTAATATTTCAAAGATAACACCTTTTGCTAATAGAGCTGGAGAGCTTGACCAAATAAACTACTTTAAAATATTAGTTGCCGCATATGAGAAATATTTGGAATTGGAAATTGTGAATTAA